In a single window of the Micromonospora inositola genome:
- a CDS encoding MmcQ/YjbR family DNA-binding protein, producing the protein MITVADVRALARTLPRTTEHLIHDRVKFRVGAIVYVAFSRDEQTMGFGYPKEQRNGLVAAEPDLFFLPRASDLRFNWVCCHLSRLDHAQMTELVTEAWRMVVPKFLARQRLGD; encoded by the coding sequence GTGATAACCGTCGCCGATGTCCGCGCGCTGGCCCGGACGTTGCCGCGCACCACCGAGCACCTCATCCACGACCGCGTGAAGTTCCGCGTCGGCGCCATCGTGTACGTGGCGTTCTCCCGAGACGAGCAGACCATGGGTTTCGGCTACCCGAAGGAGCAGCGGAACGGCCTCGTCGCCGCCGAGCCGGATCTGTTCTTCCTCCCCCGGGCATCCGACCTGCGGTTCAACTGGGTGTGCTGTCACCTGTCCCGGCTCGACCACGCCCAGATGACCGAGCTGGTGACGGAGGCGTGGCGGATGGTGGTGCCGAAGTTCCTCGCCCGGCAGCGACTGGGCGACTGA
- a CDS encoding PIN domain-containing protein has product MDQEDRIALFLDYENLALGARDHRGGMAFDFRPVADALAERGRVVVRRAYADWSYFDEDRRMLTRSHVELIEIPQRMGASRKNAADIKMAVDAVELAFERDYISTFVICTGDSDFTPLVHKLRELNKRVIGVGVEKSTSALLPPACDEFLFYDRLEGVEVPEARGRRARPARVPEPQPVGQEPEPQPAEEEAPRDVDTLAVLVAQTVAGLQGSSSGAVTASTLKRTLLRKDPTFSESDYGFRTFGELLRHLAAHNVIELAEGPAKGDPEVSLPEHGDREVAFGLLRTVVQELAGSDGTVALSGLKNQLRRARPDFSEKKLGYRSFLQFCKAAATSGVVELRWSPEDDDYLLTAKAP; this is encoded by the coding sequence GTGGATCAGGAAGATCGAATTGCGCTGTTCCTCGACTACGAGAACCTGGCGTTGGGGGCGCGCGACCATCGTGGCGGGATGGCCTTCGACTTCCGGCCGGTCGCCGACGCCCTTGCCGAGCGGGGGCGGGTGGTGGTGCGTCGGGCGTACGCGGACTGGTCGTACTTCGACGAGGATCGCCGGATGCTCACCCGGTCGCACGTGGAACTCATCGAGATACCCCAGCGCATGGGCGCGTCGCGGAAGAACGCCGCCGACATCAAGATGGCCGTCGACGCCGTGGAGTTGGCCTTCGAGCGTGACTACATCTCGACGTTCGTGATCTGCACCGGTGACAGCGACTTCACCCCGCTGGTGCACAAGCTCCGCGAGCTCAACAAGCGCGTCATCGGCGTCGGCGTCGAGAAGTCCACCTCGGCGCTGCTCCCGCCGGCATGCGACGAGTTCCTCTTCTACGACCGGCTCGAAGGGGTCGAGGTCCCGGAGGCCCGTGGCCGGCGCGCTCGTCCGGCCCGGGTGCCCGAGCCGCAGCCGGTGGGGCAGGAGCCCGAGCCGCAGCCAGCCGAGGAGGAGGCGCCCCGGGACGTCGACACCCTCGCGGTCCTGGTCGCCCAGACCGTCGCCGGTCTGCAGGGCAGTTCCAGCGGCGCGGTGACCGCCTCGACGTTGAAGCGCACCCTGTTGCGCAAGGACCCGACCTTCAGCGAGTCCGACTACGGCTTCCGGACCTTCGGCGAGCTCCTGCGACACCTCGCCGCGCACAACGTGATCGAGCTGGCGGAGGGCCCCGCCAAGGGCGACCCCGAGGTGTCGCTGCCCGAACACGGTGATCGGGAGGTGGCGTTCGGGCTGCTGCGCACCGTGGTCCAGGAACTGGCGGGCAGCGACGGCACGGTGGCGCTCTCCGGGCTCAAGAACCAGCTTCGCCGGGCGCGCCCGGACTTCAGCGAGAAGAAGCTCGGGTACCGCAGCTTCCTCCAGTTCTGCAAGGCGGCCGCAACCAGCGGCGTCGTCGAGCTGCGGTGGAGCCCCGAGGACGACGACTACCTCCTCACCGCGAAGGCGCCCTGA
- a CDS encoding low temperature requirement protein A has product MSSRPDALLRRRGEPLRASFLELFFDLAFVLALQELSLVLLADVSVAGAARTALLLLPLWWVWVVTAWFTDWFDRANRWVQALLVGAALGMLLMSVALPEATGGRAGLFAGAYVAIHVGRTVVTAVALRGHPLRRRTLRILAWFGTTGILWLVGAGWPAARVPVWVAALVLDYTAPRMGWRTPGLGRARPGELRLRGGHLTERFQQVFIIALGELIITAGVAYSATGLAAAQSVAFLLAFATAVLIGLLYVTPAGRNLGTAFDERDPSRFGTVTAYLHLVLIAGVVATSVATDLVITHPTERGTGAVVALTVAGPALFLAGRVALSAVIFRRLSWPQLLGLPTLLLTALAGTALPLLGSAAATVVVLLVVALLDRRLASTELESRPGR; this is encoded by the coding sequence ATGTCGAGCAGGCCGGACGCGCTGCTGCGACGCCGTGGCGAGCCCTTGCGGGCGTCGTTCCTGGAACTCTTCTTCGACCTGGCCTTCGTCCTCGCACTGCAGGAGCTGTCGCTCGTCCTGCTCGCCGACGTGAGCGTCGCCGGGGCGGCGCGTACCGCCCTGCTCCTGCTGCCGCTGTGGTGGGTCTGGGTGGTGACGGCCTGGTTCACCGACTGGTTCGACCGCGCCAACCGCTGGGTGCAGGCCCTGCTCGTCGGCGCCGCGCTCGGGATGCTCCTGATGAGCGTCGCTCTCCCGGAGGCGACCGGCGGTCGGGCCGGGCTCTTCGCCGGGGCGTACGTCGCGATCCACGTCGGCCGCACCGTCGTCACGGCGGTGGCGCTCCGGGGGCATCCGTTGCGCCGCCGTACGCTGCGGATCCTGGCCTGGTTCGGCACGACCGGCATCCTCTGGTTGGTCGGGGCGGGCTGGCCGGCGGCCCGGGTGCCGGTCTGGGTGGCGGCCCTGGTACTGGACTACACGGCGCCGCGGATGGGTTGGCGGACGCCGGGGCTGGGCCGCGCCCGGCCCGGTGAGCTGCGGCTGCGGGGCGGGCATCTCACCGAGCGGTTCCAGCAGGTCTTCATCATCGCGCTCGGCGAGCTGATCATCACCGCGGGCGTGGCGTACTCGGCGACCGGCCTGGCGGCGGCGCAGTCGGTCGCGTTCCTGTTGGCCTTCGCCACCGCGGTGCTCATCGGCCTGCTGTACGTCACGCCGGCCGGCCGGAACCTGGGCACCGCCTTCGACGAACGGGACCCGTCCCGGTTCGGCACCGTCACCGCCTACCTGCACCTGGTGCTGATCGCGGGCGTGGTGGCCACCTCGGTGGCCACCGACCTGGTGATCACGCATCCCACCGAACGGGGAACCGGCGCGGTCGTCGCCCTCACCGTCGCCGGTCCCGCGCTCTTCCTCGCCGGCCGGGTCGCCCTGTCCGCCGTCATCTTCCGCCGGTTGTCCTGGCCCCAGCTGCTCGGCCTGCCCACCCTGCTCCTCACCGCGCTCGCCGGGACCGCGTTGCCGCTGCTCGGCAGCGCGGCGGCGACGGTCGTCGTCCTCCTCGTCGTGGCGCTGCTGGACCGCCGGCTCGCGTCTACCGAGCTGGAATCCCGGCCGGGGCGGTGA
- a CDS encoding thioredoxin family protein, whose protein sequence is MPLFFSRRDSGLDELTLRIPELAAERWVNSAPLTGDALHGKVVLVDFWEYTCINWIRTSPYVKAWHRDYADLGLVVIGVHAPEFEFGKRAENIGRGIRDHGLTYPIALDNDFVVWRALGNNAWPAKYLFDAEGRPVDRWVGEGSYDRVEAEIRRLLVAAVPATELPPVSPEVMTFAATGLPSYAGVTAETYVGTDQRLPGTFDLVGDWHSSGEYVELAGGTGEIALAFNAGEVNLVVDPGPSGEAAVRVLLDGKPIGDERGADVGPDAVAHLNRAAMTRLVDGASRDDHLLTLVASQPGLRAFAFTFGP, encoded by the coding sequence ATGCCGCTCTTCTTCTCACGACGTGACTCCGGTCTTGACGAGTTGACCCTTCGAATCCCTGAGCTCGCTGCTGAGCGATGGGTGAACTCTGCACCGCTGACCGGTGATGCGCTCCACGGTAAGGTGGTCCTGGTTGATTTCTGGGAGTACACCTGCATCAACTGGATCCGCACGTCGCCCTATGTGAAGGCATGGCACCGGGACTATGCCGATCTGGGCCTGGTCGTCATTGGCGTGCATGCGCCCGAGTTCGAGTTCGGCAAGCGTGCCGAGAACATCGGCCGGGGGATCCGCGACCACGGGCTCACCTACCCGATCGCGCTCGACAACGACTTCGTGGTCTGGCGGGCCCTCGGCAACAACGCCTGGCCGGCGAAGTATCTGTTCGATGCGGAGGGAAGACCCGTCGATCGGTGGGTCGGGGAGGGTAGCTACGACCGCGTGGAGGCGGAGATCCGCCGGCTTCTCGTCGCGGCGGTGCCTGCAACCGAGCTGCCTCCGGTCAGCCCCGAGGTGATGACGTTCGCCGCGACCGGGCTACCCTCCTACGCCGGCGTCACAGCCGAGACGTATGTCGGCACTGACCAACGCCTGCCCGGCACTTTCGACCTGGTCGGCGACTGGCACAGCAGCGGCGAGTACGTCGAACTCGCGGGCGGCACCGGCGAGATCGCCCTTGCCTTCAACGCCGGCGAGGTGAACCTCGTCGTGGACCCGGGACCGTCCGGGGAGGCGGCGGTCCGGGTGCTGCTCGATGGGAAACCGATCGGCGACGAGCGCGGCGCCGACGTCGGTCCGGACGCCGTGGCGCACCTCAACCGGGCGGCAATGACTCGGCTGGTCGACGGCGCGTCCCGGGACGATCACCTACTGACCCTGGTCGCCAGCCAACCCGGCCTCCGCGCGTTCGCTTTCACATTCGGCCCGTAG
- a CDS encoding 50S ribosomal protein L36, producing the protein MKVRSSLRGLKRKVNSIVVRRRGKVFVINKADPRQKARQG; encoded by the coding sequence ATGAAGGTGCGAAGCTCCCTGCGAGGACTGAAGCGGAAGGTGAACTCGATCGTGGTGCGCCGCCGCGGCAAGGTGTTCGTGATCAACAAGGCGGATCCGCGGCAGAAGGCCCGGCAGGGCTGA
- a CDS encoding DinB family protein produces MDRCDECAFVYASAPAEALPQLLRELGDRYAAALAEVPDLRRRPAEGVWSPLEYTCHVRDVLRVQGERLALALAVDEPEFTPMGRDERAVADAYNAQDPAVVLAELTAAGDHLAARFAVLGRAELARTGAYPWPQPQVRTLLWLGQHTVHEGEHHLLDIRRAARSKAATETAADPAG; encoded by the coding sequence GTGGATCGTTGCGACGAGTGCGCCTTCGTCTATGCCAGCGCGCCCGCGGAGGCGCTGCCGCAGCTGCTGCGCGAGCTGGGTGACCGGTACGCGGCCGCGCTGGCCGAGGTGCCGGACCTACGCCGGCGCCCGGCCGAGGGCGTGTGGTCGCCGCTGGAGTACACCTGCCACGTCCGAGACGTCCTCCGCGTCCAGGGCGAGCGACTCGCGCTGGCCCTGGCCGTCGACGAACCGGAGTTCACCCCGATGGGTCGCGACGAGCGGGCCGTCGCCGACGCGTACAACGCGCAGGACCCGGCGGTGGTGCTGGCCGAACTGACCGCGGCCGGCGACCACCTGGCCGCCCGGTTCGCCGTGCTCGGCCGCGCGGAGCTCGCCCGCACCGGTGCGTACCCCTGGCCACAACCGCAGGTCCGGACGCTGCTCTGGCTCGGTCAGCACACCGTCCACGAGGGCGAGCACCACCTGCTGGACATCCGCCGCGCCGCCCGGTCCAAAGCCGCTACGGAGACCGCTGCCGACCCGGCGGGGTGA
- a CDS encoding SRPBCC domain-containing protein, with translation MIEIDTAVDLTHPADLVWRALTDRELVARWFTEVEAVAGARGRLLVCTAGLAGFDAAVDAEVTERREPELLALRCDEAGRRTRLTCTLTSTTEGCRLVVREVLEHGTWPADQRDRREQYYDQALTGRLPAILDWLAFQQVDLRRGDPAVTAQLPVTELIDDEPAPAGRSRGPLLIAVLAGAVLAAGLAVWAVLPAEPDPAAGTDPAPLPAPTAATATTRLPRAALPVRPKPSAGSGSARPSRTPTAKPSGATASLPPAAGVLTARYATVSTRIFGYTGEVVVDNAGSAAANDWSVVVTLSEGGTIAGASGADWRQDGQTVTFTGAPVPAGGSETFTFDVRDGDPLTKAPESCTLGAAPCAAP, from the coding sequence GTGATTGAGATCGACACCGCGGTCGACCTGACCCATCCCGCCGACCTGGTCTGGCGCGCGTTGACCGACCGGGAGTTGGTCGCCCGCTGGTTCACCGAGGTCGAGGCGGTGGCCGGGGCGCGGGGGCGGCTGCTGGTGTGCACGGCCGGGCTGGCCGGCTTCGACGCCGCCGTCGACGCGGAGGTGACCGAGCGGCGGGAGCCGGAGCTGCTCGCGCTGCGGTGCGACGAGGCGGGCCGGCGTACCCGGCTGACCTGCACCCTCACCTCCACAACCGAGGGCTGCCGGCTGGTGGTGCGCGAGGTCCTGGAACACGGCACGTGGCCGGCGGACCAGCGCGACCGCCGCGAGCAGTACTACGACCAGGCGCTGACCGGACGGCTGCCGGCCATCCTGGACTGGTTGGCGTTCCAGCAGGTCGACCTGCGGCGCGGTGATCCGGCGGTGACCGCCCAGTTGCCGGTCACCGAGCTGATCGACGACGAGCCGGCGCCGGCCGGCCGCAGCCGTGGACCGCTGCTCATCGCGGTGCTGGCCGGCGCTGTGCTGGCCGCCGGCCTGGCAGTGTGGGCCGTGCTGCCGGCCGAGCCGGACCCCGCCGCCGGCACGGACCCGGCACCGCTGCCGGCGCCGACCGCCGCGACGGCCACGACGCGCCTACCCCGGGCGGCCCTCCCCGTGCGTCCCAAGCCGAGCGCCGGCAGCGGTAGCGCCCGCCCCAGCCGGACGCCCACGGCCAAGCCGTCGGGCGCGACCGCCTCGCTCCCGCCAGCGGCCGGCGTCCTGACCGCCCGCTACGCCACCGTGTCCACCCGAATCTTCGGCTACACCGGTGAGGTGGTGGTCGACAACGCGGGTAGCGCGGCGGCGAATGACTGGAGCGTCGTCGTCACGCTGTCAGAGGGCGGCACGATCGCCGGTGCCAGCGGGGCTGACTGGCGGCAGGACGGGCAGACCGTCACCTTCACCGGAGCACCCGTACCGGCCGGAGGGTCGGAGACGTTCACCTTCGACGTCCGCGACGGCGACCCGCTCACCAAGGCGCCCGAGAGCTGCACGCTGGGCGCCGCCCCCTGCGCGGCCCCTTAG